A stretch of the Rhizobium sullae genome encodes the following:
- a CDS encoding NADP-dependent oxidoreductase yields the protein MKGRSHASRSNSPLRRAGGDESRNHRRTISGGQRSRDQSSRRERESRRREGEGRQISSRNGEGAPYVLGRDVCGEITDLGDEVSSFLMGDEVFAFLSPGHGGYEEFTVAKSSEVAMKPKSLDPITAAAVPLAGITAWQGLFELGNLSTGQRVLIHGGAGGVGHFAIQFAKAKGAWVATTVSAADKDFAKQLGADQVVDYRNERFEDMVEPVDVVFDLVGGETQERSFSVVKSGGALISTLSEPDAERAKKQNIRAGRYTAQPNGAQLQEIATLIDQGKVKVVIDRIYDLHQAAEAHQALKEPQVRGKIVLRVLG from the coding sequence TTGAAAGGACGCTCCCATGCAAGCCGTTCGAATTCACCGCTTCGGCGGGCCGGAGGTGATGAAAGTCGAAACCATCGACGAACCATTTCCGGCGGGCAACGAAGTCGTGATCAAAGTTCTCGCCGCGAGCGTGAATCCCGTCGACGTGAAGGTGAGGGAAGGCAAATATCCTCCCGTAACGGAGAGGGAGCTCCCTATGTCCTTGGCCGGGACGTCTGCGGTGAAATCACCGATCTTGGCGATGAGGTGTCAAGCTTCCTCATGGGCGACGAGGTCTTTGCGTTCCTGTCTCCCGGCCATGGCGGATATGAGGAATTCACGGTCGCAAAGTCCAGTGAAGTTGCCATGAAACCCAAGTCGCTCGATCCTATCACCGCGGCGGCCGTGCCATTGGCGGGGATCACAGCCTGGCAAGGGCTCTTCGAGCTTGGCAATCTCAGCACAGGCCAGCGTGTCCTCATTCATGGTGGTGCAGGCGGCGTTGGGCATTTCGCGATACAATTCGCCAAGGCGAAGGGCGCATGGGTGGCAACGACTGTGTCCGCCGCCGACAAGGACTTTGCAAAGCAGCTTGGGGCCGATCAGGTCGTCGATTACAGAAACGAGCGCTTCGAGGACATGGTGGAGCCTGTCGATGTCGTCTTCGATCTGGTTGGTGGCGAAACACAGGAGCGCAGCTTCAGCGTCGTAAAATCCGGTGGCGCCCTGATTTCAACGCTGTCGGAGCCTGACGCCGAACGGGCCAAAAAGCAGAACATCCGTGCCGGCCGCTACACCGCGCAGCCCAACGGCGCTCAATTGCAAGAGATTGCCACGTTGATTGATCAGGGCAAGGTGAAGGTCGTGATTGATCGGATCTACGATCTCCATCAGGCAGCGGAGGCACATCAAGCGCTGAAGGAACCGCAGGTTCGAGGCAAAATCGTTCTCAGGGTGCTCGGCTGA
- a CDS encoding cytochrome P450 translates to MLRPMVAIDRFIVFTALALHERPDWAEKIQAGMDKDVESFVLEVRRFYPFFPVIGGKVVEEFDWKPHSFMVGPWLILDLYGTNHHAASWEDPNSFRPERFLTWKGDPYTYLAQGAGKFEDNHRCPGEWLTIAILKEAARLLCGRIQYEIPL, encoded by the coding sequence GTGCTGAGACCAATGGTGGCTATCGATCGGTTCATCGTCTTTACGGCGCTTGCGCTCCACGAGCGGCCGGATTGGGCGGAGAAGATCCAGGCTGGCATGGACAAGGACGTTGAAAGCTTCGTTCTCGAGGTCCGCCGCTTCTATCCCTTCTTTCCGGTGATTGGCGGAAAGGTCGTAGAAGAGTTCGACTGGAAACCTCACTCCTTCATGGTCGGGCCGTGGCTTATTCTCGATCTCTACGGCACCAATCATCATGCTGCCAGCTGGGAAGATCCGAACAGCTTTAGGCCGGAGCGTTTTCTGACCTGGAAGGGCGATCCCTACACCTACTTGGCTCAGGGAGCCGGCAAATTTGAAGACAATCATCGTTGCCCCGGTGAGTGGCTGACGATTGCGATCCTGAAGGAGGCGGCGAGGTTACTGTGCGGCAGAATACAGTATGAGATCCCGCTTTAG
- a CDS encoding Crp/Fnr family transcriptional regulator produces MPPFNQSTVRNRLLSVLSLESFEALRPAMEAVDLPIRYVLTEANEPSSYVYFIEDGLASIVATSVDDEKVEVGHVGREGLGGYHVLLMADSTPHRTFMQVAGSGIAVPVDILLQVVDRDKPTRDLLLRYVHSAEVQLAHSALANGRYSIQERLARWLLMSHDRLGRADLPLTHEFLALMLGVRRSGVTNELHILEGIHAITATRGNVRVLSREKLEEIAGGCYGLPEAEYERLIGIPIKAGPFIRTA; encoded by the coding sequence ATGCCGCCATTTAACCAATCGACGGTGAGAAACAGGCTCCTTAGCGTTTTATCACTTGAGTCCTTCGAGGCCCTTCGACCCGCTATGGAGGCTGTCGATCTTCCGATAAGGTATGTTCTTACGGAGGCCAATGAGCCGAGCAGCTACGTCTACTTCATCGAGGACGGATTGGCCTCGATCGTGGCGACTAGTGTGGATGACGAGAAGGTCGAAGTCGGCCATGTCGGACGTGAAGGCCTGGGCGGTTACCATGTTTTGCTCATGGCCGACAGCACTCCGCACCGCACTTTCATGCAGGTTGCTGGATCAGGGATTGCCGTTCCTGTTGACATCTTGCTGCAGGTGGTTGATAGGGACAAGCCGACACGCGACCTCCTCTTACGCTACGTTCATTCGGCCGAGGTGCAGCTTGCGCACTCCGCTTTGGCGAATGGCCGGTATAGTATACAGGAGCGACTTGCCCGCTGGCTGTTGATGTCGCATGATCGCCTTGGCCGGGCCGATTTGCCGCTCACCCACGAGTTCCTGGCGTTGATGCTTGGTGTCCGGCGTTCGGGTGTCACCAACGAATTGCATATCCTTGAAGGTATCCACGCTATCACCGCGACCCGCGGCAACGTCCGTGTTCTCAGCCGGGAAAAGCTCGAAGAAATCGCTGGCGGGTGCTATGGCCTGCCTGAAGCAGAGTACGAACGTTTGATCGGAATTCCAATCAAGGCTGGCCCCTTCATTCGCACCGCCTGA
- a CDS encoding DUF6894 family protein — protein MPRFYFNLVTGSGVVVDPEGTELATLDEARSEAIFDARTLMSEAVLRGRDISDQQIHICDDAGTLLAIVGFGDAIRRCE, from the coding sequence GTGCCGCGATTCTACTTTAATCTTGTCACGGGCTCGGGCGTCGTCGTCGATCCTGAGGGCACAGAGCTTGCAACCCTCGACGAAGCGAGGTCGGAGGCGATTTTTGATGCACGCACGCTCATGAGCGAGGCTGTGCTGCGCGGCCGTGACATTTCCGACCAGCAAATTCACATATGCGACGATGCGGGAACGCTGCTGGCTATCGTCGGTTTTGGAGACGCGATCAGGCGGTGCGAATGA
- a CDS encoding sigma-70 family RNA polymerase sigma factor: MNSQPIRPTPQEQIVSLVPALRAFARQFVHNGSDIDDLVQEAVAKALAHVDRFEPRGPDAMKSWLFTIMRNTFLTQCKSRKRSPIGSVDDLASLDVPVNSNQEMALFANDVRAALKNLPVKHRKALIYVAWGLSYEETAGLCGCEIGTIKSRVNRARGHLAARLNGANVSPDTRGSPIRKS, encoded by the coding sequence GTGAATTCACAACCCATTCGGCCCACGCCACAAGAGCAAATTGTTTCCCTTGTTCCGGCACTTCGAGCCTTCGCTCGCCAATTTGTTCACAATGGGAGTGACATTGATGATCTCGTACAGGAGGCTGTCGCCAAAGCACTGGCGCACGTAGACCGATTCGAGCCTCGCGGCCCCGACGCCATGAAATCGTGGCTGTTTACCATCATGCGCAACACTTTCCTCACGCAGTGCAAATCCCGGAAGCGTTCGCCTATCGGCTCGGTCGATGATCTGGCCAGCTTAGACGTGCCCGTTAACTCGAATCAGGAAATGGCGCTGTTTGCGAACGACGTCCGGGCGGCCCTGAAGAACCTCCCTGTAAAACACCGAAAGGCTCTTATCTACGTTGCTTGGGGGCTAAGTTACGAGGAAACAGCCGGTCTCTGCGGCTGTGAGATCGGTACGATAAAAAGCCGTGTCAATCGCGCACGCGGTCATCTCGCTGCCCGCCTCAACGGCGCAAATGTCTCTCCAGATACGCGAGGATCACCGATAAGAAAGTCTTAA
- a CDS encoding dienelactone hydrolase family protein: protein MAEMPFPERNEEVRIEPEGLDGLLGIPDGATGIVIFAHGSGSGRLSPRNNHVAAALRRAGLGTFLLDLLTQNEERDRRNVFDIDLLASRLTLATGWIGDNPRTSGLVPGYFGASTGAAAALTAASHLGSSIAAVVSRGGRPDLAIDVLPDVRAPTLLLVGSLDGPVIEMNQRAYDALKTEKQLFIIQGASHLFEEPGTLDEVVRHAADWFNAHLRPPTPPQQG from the coding sequence ATGGCCGAAATGCCTTTTCCAGAGCGCAACGAGGAGGTGCGGATCGAACCGGAGGGCCTCGACGGTCTTTTGGGCATACCTGACGGGGCAACGGGGATCGTTATATTTGCTCACGGGAGCGGGAGCGGCCGACTCAGCCCGCGGAACAACCACGTTGCTGCGGCGCTTCGAAGGGCCGGACTAGGCACTTTTTTACTTGACTTGTTGACGCAGAACGAAGAACGCGACAGACGCAACGTCTTCGATATCGATCTTCTTGCATCGCGGCTGACATTGGCAACAGGCTGGATCGGAGACAACCCGCGAACTTCCGGTCTCGTGCCCGGCTATTTCGGCGCGAGTACCGGCGCGGCTGCGGCTTTGACGGCCGCCTCACATTTGGGTTCGAGCATTGCGGCAGTCGTCTCGCGCGGCGGCCGGCCCGATCTGGCTATTGATGTCTTGCCAGATGTGCGCGCACCCACTCTGCTTCTGGTCGGAAGTCTCGACGGGCCGGTGATCGAAATGAATCAACGGGCGTATGATGCGCTGAAAACCGAGAAGCAGCTTTTTATCATCCAAGGCGCGAGCCATCTTTTTGAAGAACCCGGTACCCTCGATGAAGTGGTCCGGCACGCTGCGGATTGGTTCAATGCGCATCTTCGCCCGCCAACGCCGCCGCAACAAGGATGA
- a CDS encoding metallophosphoesterase family protein — protein sequence MNKTNGKLTVAAVADLHVREDTASSYRDLFSEISGAADVLVIAGDLTDLGKPKEAELLAADLRSCAVPVVAVLGNHDHESGFADDVCSILLEAGVHLLNGQATEIDGVGFVGAKGFAGGFGRYMLSSFGEAAIKAMVAESVDEAMRLENAMRQVRAQRALVVLHYAPIAETVIGEPPEIYPFLGSSRLAETIDRFHVDAVVHGHAHRGTYEGRTPGGAPVFNVAADVEKPTGKPYALLQV from the coding sequence ATGAACAAAACCAATGGAAAACTAACCGTCGCAGCCGTCGCGGATCTTCATGTAAGGGAAGACACCGCGAGCTCCTATCGCGACCTTTTTTCCGAGATTTCAGGTGCGGCCGATGTGCTCGTGATCGCCGGCGATCTGACGGATCTCGGCAAACCAAAGGAAGCGGAGTTATTAGCAGCCGATCTCAGGAGTTGCGCGGTACCTGTTGTCGCAGTCCTCGGCAACCACGACCATGAAAGCGGCTTTGCGGACGATGTGTGTTCCATATTGCTGGAAGCGGGCGTCCACCTTCTCAATGGGCAGGCAACGGAAATCGACGGCGTCGGTTTCGTCGGCGCCAAGGGTTTCGCAGGCGGCTTTGGCAGATATATGCTCAGTTCGTTCGGAGAAGCGGCGATCAAGGCCATGGTTGCCGAGAGTGTCGACGAGGCCATGCGTCTTGAAAACGCGATGCGTCAGGTGCGCGCCCAGCGAGCTCTGGTTGTTCTGCACTATGCGCCGATCGCCGAAACGGTGATCGGTGAGCCTCCGGAAATCTACCCGTTCCTCGGCTCTTCACGCCTTGCAGAAACAATAGATCGCTTTCATGTCGATGCAGTCGTCCATGGCCATGCCCACCGCGGCACCTATGAAGGCCGCACACCTGGCGGAGCGCCGGTTTTCAATGTCGCGGCCGATGTCGAAAAGCCGACGGGTAAGCCTTACGCCCTGCTGCAGGTCTAG
- a CDS encoding nucleotidyltransferase family protein: MTSCTQGARAAASSRMEAKAVPKLADRDAEVFIAQAVRELVASGIPFLVAGTYAVSAYTGISRSTKDLDIFCKAGDYARILAHFKAQGYAVEIEDDRWLGKVFKGRHFFDVIFASSNGTMPVSDQWFEKARRIELNGSHVSIIAPTELIWSKCFIQQRDRYDGADVAHVILRAHDQIDWHKLLGYLEVHWEVLLIHLLNFRWIYPAERDKVPLWLLDELLDRLAAQRELPLPQTKICRGRMYSHSDFEIDVKEWGFADVGGDGEARSE, encoded by the coding sequence ATGACTTCCTGCACACAAGGCGCGCGCGCTGCCGCCTCCTCTCGAATGGAGGCAAAAGCCGTGCCGAAGCTGGCCGATCGTGATGCGGAGGTATTCATCGCGCAAGCTGTGAGAGAGCTGGTCGCATCAGGAATTCCCTTTCTAGTGGCGGGAACCTACGCCGTCAGCGCCTATACCGGCATTTCACGCTCCACCAAGGATCTCGACATTTTTTGCAAGGCCGGCGACTACGCGCGCATTCTGGCGCACTTCAAGGCACAAGGCTATGCTGTCGAGATTGAGGACGATCGATGGTTAGGAAAGGTCTTCAAAGGCCGGCATTTCTTCGATGTCATTTTCGCATCGTCCAATGGGACGATGCCGGTTAGCGATCAGTGGTTCGAAAAAGCACGGCGGATCGAGCTGAATGGGAGCCATGTCTCAATCATCGCACCAACGGAACTGATCTGGTCGAAGTGTTTCATACAGCAGCGGGATCGCTATGACGGCGCAGACGTCGCACACGTTATCCTCAGGGCGCACGACCAGATCGACTGGCACAAGCTGCTCGGATATTTGGAGGTGCACTGGGAGGTCCTTCTGATCCATCTGCTGAACTTTCGCTGGATATACCCTGCCGAGCGGGACAAGGTGCCCTTGTGGCTTCTCGACGAACTCCTTGACCGGCTTGCCGCACAGCGCGAACTCCCGCTGCCACAGACAAAGATCTGCCGCGGTCGCATGTACTCGCATAGCGATTTCGAAATCGACGTCAAGGAATGGGGGTTTGCCGACGTTGGCGGTGACGGAGAGGCGCGCAGCGAATGA
- a CDS encoding alpha-amylase family protein, whose product MPELKTPWYIDAVIYGIDVEKFADGNGDGIGDFIGLTQRLSYLNDLGVTCIWLLPFYGSPDRDNGYDVSDFYAINPKVGTRTDFLNFLHGAGEHGIRVIIDLVVNHTSNEHPWFEAARRDDKTRFRDYYVWSRDPPSVEAGATSIFPGEETSVWSYDEVARAYYFHKFYHFQPELNIANPQVRQEIERVVDYWLAFGVSGFRLDAAPLIIGDNGLERANPRDPHGVLRDIGTYLQKRRPGGVLLGEVNLEPEGMGRFFGEGEQLGLLFNFMLACYIFAAMAKEDAGPIHEALSLLPEPPPFCGWANFLRNLDDFDFSRVPAELKEQVFKVFAPEERMQVFGRGIRRRLAPMLKGDQRRIELAFSLIMSMRGPPLFVYGDEIGLGEDLSQPGRNSVRVPMQWSAEKNAGFSKANVGDLVQRPVSSGPFSYEHVNVADQQKNPRSLYSHIKRLIALRRKRPIFSSGRFVRLNASDPAVSIHGFEDAGSLLLVAHNLSSREVTAEAELDAVCCKRLTDLIGRAEYDASMKLRLKMAPYGYLWLSSEES is encoded by the coding sequence ATGCCCGAGCTAAAAACTCCATGGTACATCGACGCGGTCATCTACGGCATCGATGTCGAGAAATTTGCGGATGGAAATGGCGACGGCATCGGCGATTTCATCGGGCTGACGCAACGGCTATCATATCTCAACGACCTCGGCGTGACCTGCATTTGGCTGTTGCCTTTCTACGGCAGCCCTGATCGGGACAACGGCTACGACGTCAGTGATTTTTACGCCATCAATCCGAAAGTCGGCACGCGGACCGACTTCCTCAATTTTCTCCACGGGGCCGGCGAGCACGGCATCAGGGTGATCATCGATCTCGTCGTCAATCATACTTCAAACGAGCATCCGTGGTTCGAAGCGGCGCGGCGCGATGACAAGACGCGCTTTCGTGACTACTATGTCTGGAGTCGTGATCCACCGTCGGTTGAGGCTGGAGCGACTTCGATTTTTCCCGGCGAGGAAACCAGCGTCTGGAGCTACGACGAAGTCGCCAGGGCCTACTACTTCCACAAGTTCTATCACTTCCAGCCTGAACTCAATATCGCAAACCCCCAGGTTCGCCAGGAGATCGAGCGCGTGGTCGACTACTGGCTGGCCTTCGGCGTCAGCGGCTTTCGCCTGGACGCTGCCCCTCTGATCATAGGCGACAACGGTTTGGAGCGAGCCAATCCGCGTGATCCACACGGTGTTCTGCGGGATATCGGAACCTATCTGCAAAAGCGGCGGCCTGGCGGCGTCCTGCTGGGTGAAGTCAACCTCGAACCAGAGGGAATGGGACGGTTTTTCGGGGAGGGCGAACAGCTCGGCTTGCTGTTCAACTTCATGCTGGCCTGCTACATCTTCGCAGCCATGGCGAAGGAGGATGCCGGTCCGATCCACGAAGCATTGAGCCTTCTGCCCGAGCCGCCGCCTTTTTGCGGATGGGCGAACTTCCTCAGAAACCTCGATGACTTTGATTTTTCGCGCGTGCCGGCAGAATTGAAGGAGCAGGTCTTCAAGGTCTTCGCGCCTGAGGAGCGTATGCAGGTCTTTGGTCGTGGCATCCGCCGGCGGCTCGCGCCTATGCTGAAGGGCGACCAACGGCGCATAGAGCTTGCATTCAGCCTTATCATGTCCATGCGGGGACCGCCGCTTTTCGTCTACGGCGACGAAATAGGACTTGGTGAAGACTTATCGCAACCAGGCCGGAATTCAGTTCGCGTTCCGATGCAGTGGTCTGCTGAAAAGAACGCAGGATTTTCAAAGGCGAATGTCGGAGATCTCGTTCAGCGTCCGGTTTCCAGCGGCCCGTTTTCCTACGAGCACGTCAATGTGGCAGACCAGCAAAAGAACCCTCGATCCCTATACAGTCACATCAAACGCCTGATCGCGTTGCGGCGCAAACGTCCGATCTTCAGCAGCGGGCGTTTCGTCAGGCTGAATGCCAGCGACCCGGCGGTATCAATTCACGGCTTTGAAGATGCCGGTTCTCTTCTTCTCGTCGCCCACAACCTCTCGAGCCGGGAAGTCACAGCTGAAGCAGAACTCGACGCAGTGTGTTGCAAGAGGCTTACTGATCTGATTGGCAGGGCAGAATATGACGCCTCGATGAAGCTTCGCCTGAAGATGGCCCCTTACGGGTATCTTTGGCTGAGTTCGGAAGAGAGCTGA
- a CDS encoding TIGR03885 family FMN-dependent LLM class oxidoreductase, translated as MVHVGYHASQEQFTPRELIDYVCLAEQAGFNSIMSSDHLAPWSERQGQSAFVWTWLGAAMQLTKLPFGLITVPSGWRYHPVITAQAAATLAQLFPNRFPWMAVGSGQALNEHVVGDRWPSKAERNARLIAGVEIIRALWSGETVSSTEPVKVDEAKLYALPDPPPLIIAGALSTKTAEWAGGWADGLITINQPREKIVEIIDAFRRGGGEGKPLYLQAHISYAATEENALLNAFDQWRSNAVTAAMAETLRSPKEFDEACVNVRPEDMHRYVRIASDIGQHRAWIEEDAAIGFEKIYVHNVGRNQREFIKAFAQLLSALS; from the coding sequence ATGGTTCACGTCGGATACCATGCATCTCAAGAGCAATTTACCCCGCGCGAACTGATCGACTATGTCTGTCTTGCCGAGCAGGCAGGTTTTAACAGCATCATGTCGTCCGACCACCTTGCGCCGTGGAGTGAACGGCAAGGTCAGTCCGCGTTTGTCTGGACATGGCTTGGTGCAGCGATGCAACTTACAAAGCTGCCTTTTGGTCTGATCACGGTCCCGTCAGGCTGGCGATACCATCCGGTGATAACAGCCCAAGCGGCAGCCACGCTGGCGCAACTTTTTCCGAACCGGTTTCCGTGGATGGCCGTTGGAAGCGGCCAGGCGTTGAACGAACATGTCGTAGGCGATCGCTGGCCTTCCAAAGCCGAAAGAAACGCGCGGCTAATCGCTGGCGTGGAGATCATTCGAGCTCTCTGGTCTGGCGAGACAGTCAGCAGCACTGAACCGGTAAAGGTCGACGAAGCGAAGCTTTATGCGCTTCCCGATCCGCCGCCGCTGATCATCGCCGGCGCACTCTCAACCAAGACTGCCGAGTGGGCAGGAGGATGGGCCGACGGGTTGATCACTATCAATCAGCCACGCGAAAAAATCGTCGAAATCATCGATGCCTTCCGCCGCGGCGGTGGCGAGGGAAAGCCGCTCTATCTGCAGGCTCATATTTCCTACGCGGCGACGGAGGAAAATGCTTTGCTGAATGCCTTCGATCAGTGGCGCAGCAATGCGGTTACGGCAGCCATGGCCGAAACATTGCGCTCGCCTAAAGAGTTCGACGAAGCGTGCGTAAATGTTCGGCCGGAAGACATGCACCGGTATGTGAGGATCGCCTCCGATATCGGACAGCACAGGGCATGGATTGAGGAAGACGCGGCGATCGGCTTTGAAAAGATATACGTTCACAACGTCGGCAGAAATCAGCGCGAATTCATAAAGGCGTTTGCTCAGCTGCTATCTGCACTGTCCTGA
- a CDS encoding DUF4142 domain-containing protein, whose protein sequence is MKKFILTAVGIGLALTTPAFSQLAAEKIGVDTLIGVPPKTEDFIQEAATGDMFEIQSSKLAMERTDNATKAFAQQMITDHQKTSEKLKGLVTGGKIKAALPTAMTSSRRGTLDQLKGLQGEAFTKQYHSDQMSAHEGAVDLFKRYGEEGDNDELKAWAAKMLPALEHHLQMAQSFNK, encoded by the coding sequence ATGAAGAAATTTATTCTCACAGCTGTCGGAATAGGACTGGCTCTCACGACACCGGCCTTCAGCCAATTAGCGGCCGAAAAAATCGGTGTTGACACTTTGATTGGCGTGCCGCCAAAGACCGAAGATTTCATCCAGGAGGCCGCAACGGGCGACATGTTCGAAATCCAGTCCAGTAAGCTCGCCATGGAGCGAACTGACAATGCGACGAAGGCCTTCGCGCAGCAAATGATCACAGATCATCAAAAGACCAGCGAGAAATTGAAAGGTCTTGTGACAGGCGGCAAAATTAAGGCCGCGCTCCCGACCGCGATGACATCCTCTCGAAGGGGTACGCTCGACCAGCTAAAAGGCCTTCAGGGCGAAGCTTTCACAAAGCAGTATCATTCCGACCAAATGTCCGCTCACGAAGGTGCAGTCGACCTGTTCAAACGGTATGGCGAGGAAGGCGACAATGACGAGCTGAAGGCCTGGGCAGCGAAGATGCTGCCGGCGTTGGAGCACCATCTTCAAATGGCGCAGAGTTTCAACAAATAG
- a CDS encoding DUF4396 domain-containing protein, whose product MFIQPVDYLLVAWFLLAALSTAYVAWDQFRNNPEPAVMKWGFILVTLYLGPVGLLLYVLTDKEPRPYTHEEFVRPLWKQGIGSTIHCVAGDATGIIIAAVITAVAGLPMWLDIIVEYIAGFAVGLFVFQALFMKNMMGGSYWQNVRGSFMPEFISMNAMMAGMAPVMAILMMGRDMRAMWPGEMLFWGVMALGIGIGFAAAYPFNVWLVFKGLKHGLMTARGGDRNEDAAGEEPSEHPAMSMGHGSEARHAQHTSRRSPASHGSHQHGRKLPSALAPTRTQLATMAGFTLIMLVGGYAYPFTLVNMGLSAHDVGRSIMAPGMIMTFDTPADAMKDMAAVDPRDISFDAPAGASGGSILQPRMEGGVKVFDLTASVIRWTILPDVTVEAYAYNNQVPGPTLRVTEGDRVRINVKNDLPESTTVHWHGLILPNEMDGPATITQEPVEPGRTFSYEYTVGQHGTYFYHTHDHVDRQQALGLYGALIIDSKNPADAFPADLEYVVQLQEWIKRGWLTFPSMPMEGALPNYFTINGKSYPATETVRMKVGQTLKVRFIGSNTTAIHPMHIHGGPFEVVAIDGETLAPSARYLADTVNIAPGQRYDVLWIARNPGKWLIHCHISHHTTNNNVETDGGGGLMVIIEVAEGRYG is encoded by the coding sequence TTGTTCATCCAACCCGTCGACTATCTTCTTGTTGCCTGGTTTCTCCTCGCGGCTCTAAGCACCGCCTATGTCGCTTGGGACCAGTTCCGAAACAACCCCGAGCCGGCCGTGATGAAGTGGGGTTTCATCCTCGTCACGCTCTACCTCGGTCCGGTCGGCCTTCTGCTCTACGTGCTTACGGACAAGGAACCCCGGCCCTACACCCACGAAGAGTTCGTAAGACCGCTCTGGAAGCAGGGGATCGGCAGCACTATCCACTGCGTCGCCGGCGATGCGACCGGCATCATCATTGCCGCGGTGATCACCGCCGTTGCCGGCCTGCCGATGTGGCTGGACATCATCGTCGAATACATTGCAGGTTTCGCCGTCGGCCTGTTCGTGTTTCAGGCGCTCTTCATGAAGAACATGATGGGCGGAAGCTACTGGCAAAACGTTCGCGGTTCTTTCATGCCCGAATTCATCAGCATGAACGCCATGATGGCCGGAATGGCGCCGGTCATGGCGATCCTGATGATGGGTCGCGACATGCGCGCCATGTGGCCGGGAGAGATGCTCTTTTGGGGCGTCATGGCCCTCGGGATAGGAATCGGGTTTGCGGCCGCCTATCCCTTCAACGTCTGGCTGGTCTTCAAAGGGCTGAAGCATGGATTGATGACGGCGCGCGGCGGCGATCGAAACGAAGATGCCGCCGGCGAGGAGCCTTCGGAGCATCCCGCCATGAGTATGGGCCATGGGTCGGAAGCGCGACACGCTCAGCACACGTCTCGCCGGTCACCTGCGTCGCATGGGAGCCACCAGCACGGAAGGAAGCTGCCCTCGGCTCTCGCGCCCACCCGGACCCAGCTCGCGACGATGGCGGGCTTCACCCTGATCATGCTGGTTGGCGGCTACGCGTATCCGTTTACATTGGTCAACATGGGCCTCAGTGCCCACGACGTCGGAAGGTCGATCATGGCGCCTGGGATGATCATGACCTTCGATACGCCGGCAGACGCCATGAAGGACATGGCGGCCGTCGACCCGCGCGACATCAGCTTCGACGCGCCTGCCGGCGCCAGCGGCGGCTCTATCCTGCAGCCCCGGATGGAAGGCGGCGTGAAAGTGTTCGACCTCACGGCCTCCGTTATCCGATGGACGATCCTGCCAGACGTCACGGTGGAAGCTTACGCCTATAACAACCAGGTTCCAGGACCGACGCTACGCGTGACCGAAGGCGACCGAGTTCGTATCAATGTCAAGAACGACCTGCCCGAAAGCACCACAGTGCATTGGCACGGTCTGATCCTCCCGAACGAAATGGATGGACCGGCGACGATCACTCAAGAGCCCGTGGAACCAGGACGGACCTTCTCGTACGAATACACTGTCGGCCAGCACGGCACGTATTTCTATCACACGCACGACCACGTCGACCGCCAGCAGGCGCTCGGCCTCTACGGAGCGCTTATCATCGACTCGAAGAATCCGGCCGACGCCTTCCCCGCCGACCTTGAATACGTGGTCCAGCTTCAGGAGTGGATCAAGCGGGGTTGGCTCACCTTCCCGTCCATGCCGATGGAAGGGGCGCTTCCCAACTATTTCACGATCAATGGCAAATCGTATCCAGCCACGGAAACGGTCCGCATGAAGGTCGGCCAGACTCTGAAAGTGCGGTTCATCGGATCCAACACGACAGCGATACACCCGATGCACATCCACGGCGGCCCTTTCGAAGTCGTCGCGATCGACGGTGAGACGTTGGCGCCATCGGCAAGGTACCTCGCCGATACGGTCAACATCGCGCCGGGCCAACGGTATGATGTTCTTTGGATTGCGCGAAACCCAGGGAAGTGGCTGATCCACTGCCATATCTCGCATCACACGACGAACAACAACGTCGAGACGGACGGCGGCGGTGGTTTGATGGTCATCATTGAGGTTGCGGAAGGCAGGTATGGATGA
- a CDS encoding ArsR/SmtB family transcription factor, whose protein sequence is MTVDHAQLSALGDATRRTIFELIASRPRTVVEITREVTVSQSAVSQHLKVLRESHLVRAESKGASNVYHVDPAGLAQMRAWLDRFWSTTLSAYKVVAENSSEELK, encoded by the coding sequence ATGACTGTTGATCATGCCCAACTATCTGCTCTCGGCGACGCTACCCGACGTACGATCTTCGAACTGATCGCGTCGCGCCCTCGCACTGTCGTGGAAATCACACGCGAGGTTACCGTCTCCCAGTCGGCAGTTTCCCAGCATCTCAAGGTGCTGCGCGAGTCGCATCTGGTTCGAGCCGAGTCGAAGGGGGCGAGCAATGTCTACCATGTCGACCCGGCCGGGCTCGCCCAGATGCGCGCTTGGCTCGACCGGTTCTGGAGTACAACCTTGTCGGCGTACAAAGTGGTCGCCGAGAATTCATCGGAGGAGTTGAAATGA